The Humulus lupulus chromosome 3, drHumLupu1.1, whole genome shotgun sequence genome window below encodes:
- the LOC133825619 gene encoding uncharacterized mitochondrial protein AtMg00860-like, protein MVREEPLEEENADPIPPPQPAWRVVREDDELDPRIEADMALEPMEEVEEVCINFIVSSKGIEANPDKIRALIDMPSPWRHKDVQSLIGRIAALSCFVSKSTDKCIPFFNVLLRNQRFEWTTECEEAFRKLKEHLAQAPILSKPVDGEPLYLYLAVSEHAISAALVREEGKV, encoded by the exons ATGGTTCGCGAAGAACCTCTCGAAGAGGAAAATGCTGATCCAATCCCACCGCCACAGCCAGCATGGAGGGTGGTCCGGGAAGATGACGAATTGGATCCCCGGATAGAGGCAGACATGGCATTAGAACCAATGGAGGAggttgaagaggtgtgcatca ACTTCATAGTGAGCTCAAAAGGGATAGAAGCCAACCCGGATAAGATCAGagcattgatcgacatgccaTCACCATGGagacataaagatgttcaaagtctgaTAGGAAGAATAGCAGCTTTGAGCTGTTTTGTGTCGAagtccacagacaagtgcatcccatttttcaaCGTACTCCTCCGAAaccagaggttcgagtggacgACTGAGTGTGAAGAGGCTTTTCGAAAATTGAAGGAACATCTGGCCCAGGCGCCAATCTTGTCAAAACCGGTGGATGGGGAACCGCTGTACCTATATTTGGCAGTATCAGAACATGCTATCAGCGCCGCattagtgcgagaagagggaaaggtctaA
- the LOC133823908 gene encoding ABC transporter B family member 29, chloroplastic → MSFVYFHYHLHPPSSTPPQLSPSLNFIPNHKPFYLIMLSKTKTPSSFNLPLLPSVKLRKCTRVLSLLPNQTTTQNPKPHPFHSLSQTFKSLVSLQPYVRPQFRPILLGWLCSLVSVYSLSRIVPYVGKLPAILDDLNGFSRLRDSEGLVLLGLFVLARFVASYLQQAFLWNAALSASCEIRVRVFQKIMQRDMEFFEGGGVLAGDIAYRITAEVSDVADTVYALLNTIVPSTLQLSAMGAQMLAISTGLSLVSALVIPCMAFVVAYLGQKLRMISKNANLTVAALSAYLNEILPAILFVKASNAEQCENARFQRLAKADLSERLKKKKMKALIPHIIQIMYFGSLVLFCAGSLAISRSSFDGRGMISFVTSLVFLIEPIQGIGKAYNELKQGEPAIERLFDLTRFKPKVVEKPDAVDLNNVTGEVHFCNISFKYGEYMPLVLNGLTLKIKAGETVALVGPSGGGKTTLAKLLIRLYDPLSGHVLIDNQNIQNIRLESLRRHVGLVSQDITLFSGTVAENIGYRDLMKEIDMERVEDAAQTANADEFIRNLPKGYETNIGPRGSTLSGGQKQRLAIARALYQNSSVLILDEATSALDSRSELLVRQALERLMENHTVLVIAHRLETILMAKRVLLLENGKLQELSRNQYDSRVSRGLVI, encoded by the exons ATGTCCTTCGTCTACTTCCATTACCACCTCCACCCTCCTTCGTCAACTCCTCCGCAACTCTCTCCCAGTCTCAATTTCATACCAAATCATAAACCCTTTTACCTAATCATGTTATCCAAAACCAAAACCCCTTCAAGTTTCAATCTTCCACTGTTGCCTTCCGTCAAGCTCCGTAAATGCACCAGAGTTCTCTCCCTCCTACCCAACCAAACCACAACCCAAAACCCAAAACCTCATCCCTTTCATTCCCTCTCCCAAACTTTTAAATCACTGGTTTCCCTTCAACCTTACGTTCGTCCCCAATTCAGACCCATTCTGTTGGGCTGGCTCTGCAGTCTCGTCTCGGTCTACTCCCTCTCCAGAATCGTTCCTTACGTCGGAAAACTCCCTGCCATTCTCGACGATTTGAATGGGTTCAGCCGATTGAGGGACTCCGAGGGTTTGGTGTTGTTGGGTCTCTTCGTGCTGGCGCGGTTCGTGGCTTCTTACTTGCAGCAGGCGTTTCTATGGAACGCAGCGTTGAGTGCTTCCTGTGAGATTCGGGTTCGGGTTTTCCAAAAGATTATGCAGAGGGACATGGAGTTTTTCGAAGGCGGCGGAGTTTTGGCCGGAGATATTGCTTATAGGATCACAGCTGAGGTCTCTGATGTTGCAGACACTGTCTATGCTCTTCTCAAT ACTATTGTACCAAGTACTTTACAGTTATCAGCAATGGGGGCTCAAATGTTGGCTATAAGCACTGGGCTATCCTTGGTATCCGCATTG GTGATACCTTGTATGGCATTTGTTGTTGCTTATCTTGGCCAGAAACTTCGTATGATTTCTAAGAATGCAAATCTTACAGTTGCCGCTCTGTCAGCCTATCTAAATGAG ATTCTCCCGGCAATTCTTTTCGTGAAAGCAAGTAATGCAGAGCAGTGTGAGAATGCTAGGTTTCAGAGGCTTGCTAAAGCTGACCTGTCTGAAcggttgaagaagaagaaaatgaaggcTCTTATTCCTCATATCATACAGATTATGTATTTTGGGTCCTTAGTTTTATTCTGTGCCGGTTCATTGGCAATTTCAAGAAGTTCTTTTGACGGGCGTGGCATGATTTCTTTTGTAACGTCATTGGTTTTTTTGATCGAACCAATTCAG GGCATTGGAAAAGCATACAATGAGTTGAAGCAAGGAGAACCAGCCATTGAACGCTTGTTTGACCTTACCAGGTTCAAACCAAAG GTAGTCGAAAAACCTGATGCAGTTGATTTGAACAATGTTACGGGAGAGGTGCACTTTTGTAATATCTCATTCAAGTATGGAGAGTATATGCCTCTTGTCTTGAACGGATTGACCCTGAAAATCAAGGCTGGAGAAACCGTTGCTCTTGTTGGGCCCTCTGGTGGAGGAAAGACGACTCTTGCAAAGCTTCTGATTCGACTTTATGATCCTTTATCTG GTCATGTACTTATCGATAACCAGAATATCCAAAACATTCGGTTGGAAAGTTTGCGGAGACATGTTGGCTTGGTTTCTCAGGATATA ACACTATTTTCAGGAACAGTTGCCGAAAATATTGGGTATCGGGATTTGATGAAAGAGATTGACATGGAAAGGGTAGAGGATGCAGCACAAACTGCAAATGCCGATGAATTTATTCGAAACCTTCCAAAAGGTTATGAAACCAACATTGGACCAAGAGGCTCAACCTTGAGTGGAGGCCAGAAGCAAAG ACTAGCTATTGCTAGAGCACTATATCAAAACTCTTCAGTTCTAATATTGGATGAAGCTACTTCTGCCCTTGATAGCAGGTCTGAGTTATTGGTGAGACAAGCGTTGGAACGCTTGATGGAGAATCATACA GTGTTGGTGATTGCTCATCGATTGGAGACCATTTTGATGGCTAAACGGGTACTTCTTTTGGAAAATGGGAAGCTTCAAGAGCTAAGTCGCAATCAATACGACTCTCGGGTGTCAAGAGGGCTAGTAATTTGA